ACTTGAAGCCGGTTTGAAAGCCACCCTCCCTACAAGTGGCATTCCGTTTGAAATTCCTCCTAATGCTCCTCCTGCGTAATTAGTGTCTGTTCGAATGCTTCCTTTGTCATTTTTAAAACGATCGTTATGCACAGATCCACGCATCGACACAGATTCGAATCCAGACCCTATTTCAAACCCTTTTGTAGCAGGGAGGCTCATCATCGCATAGGCTAGATTTGCTTCCAATTTTTGATAAATTGGATCGCCTAAACCCACCGGGACATTCCAAGCGACAAACTCCACGATCCCTCCAATGGAATCTTTTTGTTGCATGGCTTCTTCAATTAAATGCTCCATTTCAGGCGCAAGAAGGGGATCGGGGCAAAAAAGTGAATTTTTTTCAATTTTCACCCGCATCTCCTCGATTTGATCCCATTCAGGCTTTGCTTGTAAATGGCCGATTTGCTTAATGTAAGCCAGGGTTTGAATGCCTTGTGTTCGCAAAAGTTTTTTGGCGATGGTACCTGCCGCTACGCGGCATGCCGTTTCTCTGGCGGAAGCTCGCCCACCCCCTCGATAATCAAAAATCCCGTATTTTTCTAAGTAGGTGTAATTTGCATGGCCTGGTCTCAGTAAATCCTTGATAGGTTCATATTTGCTAGAATCAGCATCGCGATTTGGAATCAGAATACTAATAGGGGCTCCGGTAGTCTTTCCTTCAAATACTCCTGAAAGAATTTGAGCCTTATCCTCTTCACTCCGAGGGGAAGTGTAAAGGCGGCGTCCTGGAGCTCGAAGGGCTAAAGCGTGATGAATCTCTTCTTCTTCAATTTCTAAACCAGCTGGGCACCCATCAATCACCACCCCAATCGCTTTGCCGTGAGATTCTCCCCAAGTTGTCATCTTAAATAGGTTGCCAAACGAGTTACTTGCCATATTGGAACTCCTCATGATTTAAAATGGCAGCTGTCATTTCTTCCTTGTTTAGATTGTGCGCTTCGATTATCACATGGGCAGCGGCTTCATAAAGCGGCAGCCGCTTTTCTGAGAGCTTATAGAAAGCTTTTTCAGGCTCGTGTTGGCCTAAAAACGGAGGAATCTCTGCACAGCTTATTCGATTCCAAATTTCCTTAAGAGGCACCTTGAGATAGATTAAGGTCCCTAAATTTTTCAACATTTCGCTATTTTCTCTTAAATGGAATACCCCCCCTCCTGTAGCAATCACGCTTCGGCGCCGATTTTGCAAGGCTAACACTTGCTGCTTTTCAAGCTCTCTAAAATAGAGTTCCCCTTTGGTAAGATAAATTTGTCGGCAGGAAAGCACATTTCCAAATTCTTTTTTATACGCCGATTCGATCATTTCATCGGTGTCAAGAAAAGTCCACTTCAATTGTGCTGCCAATATTTTTCCAATAGTTGTTTTGCCACATTTAGGCAATCCACACAAAATCAAATTCATGCAAATACCTCAATGTTAGCTCCCAATTGGTTAAAATCGCGCGCGAAGGTGGGAAATGTTTTAGAAATACATTCTGTGGGAGCTAAAGAAGTTTCCCCTATCGCCCCCAGGCCTGCAACTATTAATGACATAGCCATCCGGTGATCATGGTAAGAATGTAGCTTTGCTCCCCTTAAAAAAGATTTCCTGGCAATCAAGCCATCTTCCGTCTCTGAAATGTCCGCTCCCATTTTTTGCAATTCAGCTGCGATTCCTGCAAGGCGGTTGCACTCTTTTTGTCGCGCAATGGCGGCATTATAAATCCGCGTTTCCCCCTCTGCAAAGCATGCTACAACAGCTAAAATAGTAATGGAATCGATAAAGTTATTAATATCTACAGAAATACCCGAAAGGTTTCCCCCTTTTTTAACATAGAGCGTATTTTGCACTGCATCAAAGTGAAGTTTTGCTCCCATTTTTTGAAACACCACGAAAAGCTCTTTATCCCCTTGAGGATCATTCATATCGATGTTTTTTATACAGAGCTCCGATCCTGTAATCAAAGCTGCAGCAACCGG
This window of the Parachlamydia sp. AcF125 genome carries:
- the aroC gene encoding chorismate synthase, whose protein sequence is MASNSFGNLFKMTTWGESHGKAIGVVIDGCPAGLEIEEEEIHHALALRAPGRRLYTSPRSEEDKAQILSGVFEGKTTGAPISILIPNRDADSSKYEPIKDLLRPGHANYTYLEKYGIFDYRGGGRASARETACRVAAGTIAKKLLRTQGIQTLAYIKQIGHLQAKPEWDQIEEMRVKIEKNSLFCPDPLLAPEMEHLIEEAMQQKDSIGGIVEFVAWNVPVGLGDPIYQKLEANLAYAMMSLPATKGFEIGSGFESVSMRGSVHNDRFKNDKGSIRTDTNYAGGALGGISNGMPLVGRVAFKPASSIMQRQNTLTTEGKEASFQLPEGSRHDPCVAIRAVPVVEAMLALVLADAMLLNRCAKL
- a CDS encoding shikimate kinase; translated protein: MNLILCGLPKCGKTTIGKILAAQLKWTFLDTDEMIESAYKKEFGNVLSCRQIYLTKGELYFRELEKQQVLALQNRRRSVIATGGGVFHLRENSEMLKNLGTLIYLKVPLKEIWNRISCAEIPPFLGQHEPEKAFYKLSEKRLPLYEAAAHVIIEAHNLNKEEMTAAILNHEEFQYGK